Below is a window of Lacrimispora xylanolytica DNA.
TCTTCCGTTTTACTCAGGCTGGTTCTGAGGTATCCGCTCTTTTAGGACGTATGCCTTCCGCCGTTGGTTATCAGCCGACTCTGGCTACAGAAATGGGTGAGCTTCAGGAGCGAATCACTTCCACAAGAAATGGTTCCGTTACCTCTGTTCAGGCTGTTTATGTGCCTGCCGATGACTTAACTGACCCGGCTCCTGCAACCACCTTCGCTCATCTGGATGCAACCACTGTTTTATCCAGAAAGATCGTAGAACAAGGTATCTATCCGGCAGTTGATCCTTTGGAATCCAACTCCCGTATCTTAGAGCCTGACGTAGTAGGAGAAGAGCATTATGAAGTTGCACGTAAGGTACAGGAGCTTCTTCAGAAGTATAAAGAGCTTCAGGACATCATCGCGATTCTTGGTATGGAAGAGCTTGGTGATGACGATAAGACTACCGTATACCGTGCAAGAAAGATCCAGAAGTTCTTATCCCAGCCTTTCTCTGTTGCGGAGAACTTTACTGGCGTAACAGGAAAGTATGTGCCTCTTAAGGAGACCGTACGCGGCTTTAAGGCCATTGTTGACGGTGAGATGGATCAGTATCCAGAGGCTGCATTCTTTAACGTTGGAACCATTGATGAAGTGATTGAAAAGGCCAGGAAATTAGAGGCTTAACTTGGAGGTGCTGCCTGTGGGTAAGAATACATTTTTCCTTCAGGTTCTTGCCAGCGACAAAGTCTTTTACAGAGGCTCATGCCAGGAACTTGTAATTCCCCTGGCGGATGGCGAAAAAGCGGTTCTTCCCCACCATGAAAATATGGTCATTGCCGTAGCGATTGGTGAGATGCGCATGCTTGACGGAAACGGTCAGTGGATCAGCGGTGTGGTTGGTAATGGGTTCGCCCAGATTATCAACAACCGTGTCACTGTTCTCGTGGACACAGCCGAGCGTCCGGAGGATATTGATGAACGCCGGGCCGAGGAAGCAAGGGAAAGAGCAGAGGAACAGCTTAGACAGGGCAAGAGCCTTCAGGAACATTCTCATTTTGAGGCGTCTTTAGCCAGATCACTGGCAAGACTGCGTACAAAACAAAAAATGGGATCTGATAGGAAATAGATAGGTTAGAAAAGATATCCGGCAGGCAGCTGCTTTGGATATCTTTTTTTATACGATAAAGACAGTGAGCCAGCTTGTTATGGCAGAATAAAAGGCGCATGGATCAGTGACAAAGACTGATACCATGCGCCTGTTACATAATTATATTTATTAACCCAGAGCCACATCAAGGATCATCATGATCAGGAATCCCACCATGACCCCAAGGGTTCCTATGTTGGAGTGTTCGCCTAAGTGTGCCTCGGGAATCAGTTCCTCAACGACTACATACATCATGGCTCCGGCTGCAAAGGACAGTAACCAGGGCATGAGAGGGGCGATATTTCCTGCGATCAAAACAGTTAAGATACCAAAGATTGGCTCAACAATTCCGGATAAACTGCCTTTGATAAATGCTTTTTTGGCAGAAAGTCCTTCTTGCCTGAGAGGCAGGGATATGGCAGCGCCCTCAGGAAAGTTCTGAATGCCGATACCAATGGCAAGTGCCAGTGCAGATGTATAAAGTGCCGGATCATTGCCGTGCTGGGCTGCTAAGGCGAATGCCAGGCCCACGGCCATACCTTCGGGAATATTGTGCAGGGTAACTGCCATTACTAAAAGTGTGGTACGTTTCCAGGTTGATGAAATTCCTTCGGCCTCATTGCCCTTAGGATTGCTCATATCAGCATGAAGATGAGGAAGCAGAGAATCCAGAATAATCAGGAAAAGAACTCCTAATACAAATCCTCCTGCGGCCGGGATCCAGCCAATGCCTCCGGCTGCTTCTGCTTCTTCAATCGCAGGTATTAAAAGTGACCAGATGGAAGCGGCGATCATTACGCCGGCAGCAAAGCCAAGAAAGGTCCGCTGAACAGACTGATTTACTTCCTTCCGAAAGAAAAACACCAGGGATGCTCCTAAGGTAGTCATTAAAAAGGTGAAGCCAGTGCCTCCGGCAGCCCACAAAATCGGTGTCATAAAAATCCCTCCTTTTTATTTCTTATCCTTTCAAATGGGAGTCCATTTGATGGTTTTACTATATCATAAGCAGTCTTTGGGCGCAATGAGATAATTTCCCTTTCCCTTTCTGACAAAATTATGCTAAAATAGACCTGATTTTACATATGAAAGGAATTCATTCAATGAACATAAAAATAATATGGAGAAAGCGTGTGATCCGTTCCTTTTTTCTGGCTGCGACAGCAACAACTTTTTTATCTGCCTGCACCAGCACGGAAACGTCTACCAATAAAAGCTCTGCAACCCCTTCCACAGCCACTGTCTCTGAAGCGAAAAAAGAGTACCAGCCCATTGCCAGACTGCTTCCAGGAGAGGTGCTGCTTCCAAAGCTTAATGGGGTGCCGGATTTAAAAGAAAACCCCATTCCTGAATATTTGAGAAACGGCGTGGAGCACCCCGTGGTTGCAAGTCTTCAGGAACGTCTGATGAAATTAGGCTTCATGGATAACGATGAGCCGACCCAGTTTTTCGGTAACGTAACAGAAGCAGCCATAAAGGTTTATCAGCGCCAGAACGGTCTTGCTCAGGATGGAATCGTAGGTCCTGAGACCTTCACCTCCATCATGTCACCGGCAGCGAAGTATTACGCCGTTGCAAAAGGCGTTTGCGGTGATGATATAACGAGAATACAGACTCGTCTGTATGAGCTTGGTTATCTGGCCGATGCAGCCCAGGTAAATGGAACCTTTGGAGATGAGACAGAGGTAGCGGTAAGAAAACTTCAGGAAGTCAATGGTCTGAACATCGACGGAAAAGTAGGCCGTCAGACCATCAATCTTTTATACAGTGAGGAAATTAAGCCCAATCTGGTGTCCTATGGGGAAAAGAGTGATGTGGTCTTAGCCAGCCAGAAACGGTTAAAAGAGCTTGGTTACCTGATGACAGAAGCAGACGGTGCATACGGCAATGATACAGTAACCGCAGTAAAGCAGTTCCAGGCACGTAATGACCTTGTAGTAGACGGATACTTAGGACCATCTACCAGAGTGGCTTTAAACAGCAGGGAAGCCCAGCCAAACGGAATGACACTGGGGGAACAGGGAGACTCTGTTACGAATGTTCAGAAGCTCCTTAATAAGTATGGTTATCTTGCTTCCTCCAATGTAACTGGTTATTACGGAGAATTAACCGTAAATGCCGTAAAAGCTTTCCAGAGCAACAACGGCCTTTCTGCAGACGGTTCTGTAGGTAAAGATACCCTTAACAAGCTTTCAGGAAGCGGAGTAAAGAGTGCTGGCTCTAAAAGCAATACCGGAAAAGGCGGCAGCGGTAACAGCAGTGGCCCTGTAAAGGGTGGTTCTGGTGTTAACGGACTTTTATCCATTGCAAGGTCTAAGCTTGGTAAGCCTTACGTATGGGGTTCTAAAGGCCCTGGTTCCTTTGACTGCTCCGGATTTATTTATTGGTCCTTAAATCAGGTAGGGGTAAGACAGAGCTACTTAACGTCAGCTGGCTGGAGAAGTGTTGGAAAGTATACAAAGATCAGCAGCTTTGGAGACTTAAGAGCAGGAGATATCGTAGTCGTTAGCGGCCATGTTGGAATTGTAGCTGGCGGTGGTAATGTAATTGATGCTTCTTCAAGCCATGGAAGAGTCGTGGAGCGTTCTTTAAGTAACTGGTGGAGAAACAACTTCATCTGCGGCTGGAGAATCTTCGGATAAGACTTTAATATGTTATAGTTTGGTGTTTGAATATAATTTGTTCCAATATAGTAGGGAGGGGAAGCCTGAATCAGGCTTCCCCTCCCTATTATCATTTCCTGACAGGAAATGCAACACTTGCTTTAAATAAGTCTCCGTCAATATAAAGGTTAAACTGTCCGCCTTGAAGCTCAGTGAGGCTCTTGGCAATGGAAATTCCAAGTCCGCTACCTTCCGTGGTTCTTGCCACATCTCCACGGACAAAGCGTTCGGTCAGTTCATCCGCCTTTATGTTCAGGGGATTTTCTGAAATATTCTTCATGGTGAAAATCACCATATCGTCTTCTTTTATCATATCTACATACACCCTGCTGTGCTCCATGGCATACTTAAAGGCATTGTTGTAGAGATTTTCAAGGACTCTCCATAAGTATCTTCCGTCTGCTTCTATAAAAATAGATTCATCTGGCAGAGAAGACACAAGTTCCAGATGGCGGAGGGAAAATTTCTCTTCAAATTCACCATTTGTCTGCTGTATCAGTTCCACAAAGTCTATATTTAGTATTTCCAGCTTTAAATTGCCAGAACTGGCCTTAGAAGCTTCTACAAGATCCTCAGTCAAAGTTTTAAGACGGTGGGACTTTTGTTCCAGTACCTCTAAGTAACCTAATATTTTCTCATCTTTAATTCCTTCTCGCTTGATGAGATCCACATAGTTAATGATGGAGGTAAGGGGGGTTTTTATATCATGAGACACATTGGTAATAAGATCCGTTTTTAATCGTTCGCTACGCACCTTTTCCTGTAAGGCTGCTTCCAGACCGGTGCCGATGTGGTTGATATGCTCTGCCAGCTCCCGCTCTTTTCCGTTAAAGGAAGCGGTATTGATCTTATAGGTGGTGTTACCCTGTGATATATGGAGCAGTGCCTGGTTGATCTGATCTGTTTCCCATGCATGGCGGTACATTTTATGAAAGACCCACAAATCAAAGGCTAGAAATAAAATGCTGATAGCGCCCATTAAGATTCGGGATGCAAGGTCCGTATAGGTAAATAACAGGATGCAGAAGGACAGTATCATGATGATGTTAAATGCCAGGTAAAAAATATAGGCGAACATGATTCTGGTGGTGAAGCGGTGGTTCTTAAAGTAAAGAGATAGATTTTTCCGCCACCGGAATAAAAGACTTCCGGTCCAGAGGGTGCCTGCCTTATACCGCTTTAGCAGACTTAAAGAGAACATGAGTCCTGCGGCATAGTAGATTAATACCCGTAATACCAGTTCCCCGTAATACCACTGCTCTTCGGCAAGAAACAGATGTATGATCTTATTAAACAGCTGGTCAGCCAGAAACAGGGAGCATAAGGTAGCGGCCAGGTATATTAAAAAGCAGCCTTCCGCTGGAAGGAGCTTTACCCGTTTGATCTTAGGCTGATAAGGGCCTTTTTCTTCCAGTCCGGTTAAGCTTACCAGGACATAGAGAGTAGCGGCACTGCCTAGAATTCCAAACAAAAGACTTACAATCCCAGAGATGTACAGCAGCCGAACCTGATTATAGGCTTCAGAGGCTGTTTCATAAGCATCGTGATAGGGATAGGAAGTATCAACCCCTATGGTCATGTGGTAATTGCCATTGTTATAGGGATTCATCTTTTCCAGCTGAGCGGAGACGTCCTTAGGGACTGTCGTTAAGTTAGAATCCACGTAAAGAGATTCCCCGGTCACATATAAGTATTTCCCCATGGCCTTAAAATCATCCACGGACTTCCCGGCAACGTTTCGGTATAGCTTATATTCCTTCTGTGAATTCTGGTAACGTACTTCGAATTTTAAGTTGCTTGGATTTTGGATAAAGCGGTAATAAAAGGAGTAATAATTGCCCAGATGGGTAAGGACTTCATACGAAAGCTGATCCATGGTAAGAAAGGCCTGTCCTGGCTCTGTAGCAACAAAGTCAGGCTCATAGGCTCTATAGTCCACCCGGACGTTTAAGTTCTTATTATCAGAGTCAGGAAGATGCCCACCGCTGACCTTAAACTGTTCATTTAAGTAATACCCCTGGGACTTGGCCCGACGGATCATCTCATCTACGGTATACTCCTTGGTAGAATTAGGGCCGTCCGTAACTCTGACAATTGGCTTTGAGTAATCAATTCTTCCGTCTGTTTCAAAAACCTCTTTGTATTTAACGTAATTGAAGATTTCGTCAATATCAGCCCGTAGCTGCTTTGTAAACTCCGGGGTGTCTTCATAGGTTTCGTGGGTGATCCAGCTGATGCCTTCTCCGTAGTGGATGTTGTTGTACATGATGGTAACGCCTACCACCACGAGAAAGGAGAAGATGATATGCAAAAGGACGGCTGCTTCTTTTCTCTTTTTCATAATCGCTCCTATTGTTTCTCGATCTTATACCCAACTCCCCAGACCACCTTTAAATAGCGGGGCTCTCTGGGATTGATTTCGATTTTTTCCCGGATGTGTCGGATGTGCACGGCTACGGTGTTGTCTGCGCCAATGGCTTCCTCATTCCAGATCTGCTCGTAAATTTCGTCAATGGAAAATACTTTTCCTGCATTCTTTACAAGAAGTAACAGGATGTTATATTCAATTGGAGTCAGCTTGATTAACTCATCGTCAACGGTCACTTCTTTATTGTCGTCGTTGATAGAAAGGCCGCCGCATTTATAGACTGCTCCCGCAGGCTGCTGATTCATGTTTCCAAGCTGGGTGTAGCGGCGGAGCTGAGATTTTACCCTGGCAACCAGCTCTAAGGGATTAAATGGCTTTGTGATATAATCATCGGCACCGATGTTAAGACCTAAAATCTTATCGGTGTCTTCTGCTTTGGCGGACAGGATAATGATTGGGATGCTGCTTGTCTCCCGTACCTTTAAGGTGGTCCTAATTCCGTCAAGTCCTGGCATCATTACATCAAGGATCATGAGATCCACTTCATTCTCTTCTAAAAGCTCCAGGGCCTCAAAGCCGTCATAAGCTTTAATGACCTGAAAGCCTTCTCCTGTTAAATATATATCAATGGCTTCTACTATTTGTTTGTCGTCATCACATACTAAGATATTCTGCATAAGAAAACCTCCTTTTCAATTATTATACAACGAAGGTAGTAAAAAAGCACTTTACTTTTTTATGAAGCAAGGGAGCCCTTTATTTATGCGTGTTTGAGGGCTATTATTTTATCACTTGACTGCATTTTGACTGCATCGTAGTATGAATCCAGTTTATCCATTTTTACATCCGCGTATCCAAAATGGGTGTAAGTGTCCATGGTTGTCTTTATGTCATCGTGGCCTAAAAGGTATTGTGCTTGCTTAATATCCACCCCCGCCTTATATAGATCGCTTGCATAGGTATGACGGAAGATATGTGCGGTAATATCGTTTGATAACGGAGTTTTTGACACGGCTTGCAATTTCATAAGTATTTTATTCCAGCGTCCATTAAATGAACCTAAACCAATATAATTGTCAGTATTAGACTTGAACAAAATACCTGACTTTTCGGCTGTGTACTCAAGTAAAATATTAAGAAGAACGTTTGGTATGGGAATATATCGTTTTCCAGCCGTTGTTTTTGTGTAATCTTGTAAACAGTCGCTTAATTTTTTACTAGTGACCAATGTTTTTGATACCTCGATACGCTTCTTTTTAAAATCTATATCCGATACATTCAGTGCCAGGGCCTCGCATTTTCTCATACCTGTGTACAGAAGTAGGTTAATAAAGCAACGTTCAAAAGCATTCAAATCAGCCTTATCAATAAGTTGTCTTTCTGATAATGTTAGGGCTCGCTTTTTTGCCTTTCTCGCATTTCTAATGTCCTTCATGCCTGCTGTAATATCTCCCACCATTATTTCTTTATACACAGCGTAACGAACAATCGCTCGAATTCTTCCTAAGCACGTATTGTAGCGGATTAATTTACCGGAAGCGATCATGGCCGCGCGGAAAGCCTCAATATGGCTTTGTCTTAAGCTCTTTGCTTTGATCTCTCCTATGTATGAATTTATAGTTCTTAGCTCACTACGAATAACAGTAACTGATTGATCCGTAATACTACCTATTTTCTCATTGGTAAGCCACAATTCGGATAGCTCCCGGAATGTGATATTTTCCTCTTGAAGTATAATCCCCTTGTCCTTAAGGCTCATAAAGTCTCTGTAATTCTTATCCAATTCCTTTAAAGTCTCTCCATAAAGAGTTTTGCGGACAGGTTTACCATCTTTTATCCCGATGGTTACCTGCTTTGCGTATCTGCCGTCCTTTCTTTTCTTTCGTTTTTCAGCCATATTATCATTTCCTTTCTATTTTTGAGTATAAAAATAACGCCCCTTGCCAGCGCGTTTCGAAAATGATATAATCTGTTTGGGAATGATTGTATCTTTTCGGCATATCCGGTAAGAGAAAATCTATATGTAAAGCCGTTCGGTACGCCAATACCGGGCGGTTTTTGCGTACTATATTAGTTTAAGTTTAAAGTTGCTTTGGTAGTCTTTTTGCTCGTACTCCAGTCCCACAAATCTTCAAGAGTGAGAATGATATCACTTTTGTCAGAAATCTTGAACGCTTCAGCCACATTAAGGGTTATTCCGGGCATTACATTCTTGGTACGATTATTGATAGCCTTATTCTCTGCAGATGGTAGATACGCTCTGTCGCATTCAATACCATTTTGGTAAGCCTTTATATAACTTCCACTTCCCATTGCACTTAATTCCTTATCTGATTTGTTAGTAAAATCGTAATATACAATAACACATGCATTGCCCTCATAGTCTGTAGAGATTTCATGTTTGGTATATCTGACTTGACTGTCTTTAATGGCAAAATCAAAGAGTGGAGCCTGAATCATGGCGCCGTCTGCCCCTACTTGCTTGCCGTCAGGAGTGGTTGTGTTTGTAAGAATATAACCAGATTCATTAAAATAGTATTGCTTTCCATCAATATCTTGCCAGGAGTTAACTGGGTATCCCCCATCCTGATTCTGATACCACCAACCGGTTGCGTCCTGCTTCCATTCTCCTGCAAAAGTTGTTATGCCCATTACTGCAGACAGTGCTGCGGTCACAAGTAGTAATCTTGTCTTTTTCATCCCATTACCTCCGTAATATTATTTTATTAAAAAGCCATAGGCTATTTTAATTTTTTATTTATATATAATCTACTCATCAAAGAAAGCATCATCGTGTTTTTTCATTTCTTCAGTTACTTCTATATCTGTGCGCTCATGGGCTGCATTAGGAAGGAGATGTGGCTTTTCAAGAGAGGGATTTTTTTCTCTTGGTAAATGAATTGTAACATCAAGCTCCTTTACCTGCTTATTAAGTTCTGCTATGGCTTCGGTGCGGGCGGTCTCTTTGTCTAATATATAATTTACTATTTCTTTTCCGGAAGAATCAAGTAATCGGTATTTTATTATGTGTTCTATTTCAGATGGCTTTATATTAAAGTCAGTGCCATTTACATTTATGGTATAGGTATCTGAGTCTGTAATATGTGGAACATCTTCATCTTCCCAACCCATTAGATACGGAACTGTTGTGCGCAAAGCTTTAGCAAATTCAACTACCTTACTTTGTACGATATCATTGGTACCATTTTCTATCTTAGCTATAGTGGATTTATTTCTGTAACCGAGCGACGTTGCTAAATCCTCCTGGGTCATGCCTATAGATTCTCTTTTTTCTTTTATTCTCTTACCAATATCCGCCATAAAAATCCCTCTATTTCCTAAGTGATAATATAAATATAACACAGAGTTTATTTTAAATCAATTATTTTTGTGTAAATATGGAAAAGTAGTTGACTTTGAATCACCACAATGATATATTATATATAGGTGATTTAAAATCATCAAAAGAAGGGAGGTAGTAATATTGACTAACACAGTCCTTTTAAAAGATTTGATAGCTAAAAAAGGCTTAAAAATGAAGTTCGTTGCGAATCACCTAGGACTCTCAGCATATGGATTTCAATTAAAGATTAGTAATAAGCAGGAATTTAAAACAAGTGAAGTATCGGCTCTTTGTGATTTGTTGGGAATTAGATCGTTAAGAGAGAAAGAAGAAATTTTTTTTGTCAAACAGATGATTTAAAATCACTAAACTATGCAAACTAAGAATAAATAATAGTAACTAAAGCTTGCAATTATAATGTTTGATTCTGCTCTATCTGTGAAAGTAGAAGAATCTAAATTCTTAGTAGAGAGATTACCAACTTTCAACACATTAAAATCTGGAGGTAACAGAAAGGGAAATGA
It encodes the following:
- the atpC gene encoding ATP synthase F1 subunit epsilon, coding for MGKNTFFLQVLASDKVFYRGSCQELVIPLADGEKAVLPHHENMVIAVAIGEMRMLDGNGQWISGVVGNGFAQIINNRVTVLVDTAERPEDIDERRAEEARERAEEQLRQGKSLQEHSHFEASLARSLARLRTKQKMGSDRK
- a CDS encoding ZIP family metal transporter, coding for MTPILWAAGGTGFTFLMTTLGASLVFFFRKEVNQSVQRTFLGFAAGVMIAASIWSLLIPAIEEAEAAGGIGWIPAAGGFVLGVLFLIILDSLLPHLHADMSNPKGNEAEGISSTWKRTTLLVMAVTLHNIPEGMAVGLAFALAAQHGNDPALYTSALALAIGIGIQNFPEGAAISLPLRQEGLSAKKAFIKGSLSGIVEPIFGILTVLIAGNIAPLMPWLLSFAAGAMMYVVVEELIPEAHLGEHSNIGTLGVMVGFLIMMILDVALG
- a CDS encoding peptidoglycan-binding protein — its product is MNIKIIWRKRVIRSFFLAATATTFLSACTSTETSTNKSSATPSTATVSEAKKEYQPIARLLPGEVLLPKLNGVPDLKENPIPEYLRNGVEHPVVASLQERLMKLGFMDNDEPTQFFGNVTEAAIKVYQRQNGLAQDGIVGPETFTSIMSPAAKYYAVAKGVCGDDITRIQTRLYELGYLADAAQVNGTFGDETEVAVRKLQEVNGLNIDGKVGRQTINLLYSEEIKPNLVSYGEKSDVVLASQKRLKELGYLMTEADGAYGNDTVTAVKQFQARNDLVVDGYLGPSTRVALNSREAQPNGMTLGEQGDSVTNVQKLLNKYGYLASSNVTGYYGELTVNAVKAFQSNNGLSADGSVGKDTLNKLSGSGVKSAGSKSNTGKGGSGNSSGPVKGGSGVNGLLSIARSKLGKPYVWGSKGPGSFDCSGFIYWSLNQVGVRQSYLTSAGWRSVGKYTKISSFGDLRAGDIVVVSGHVGIVAGGGNVIDASSSHGRVVERSLSNWWRNNFICGWRIFG
- a CDS encoding sensor histidine kinase, with the translated sequence MKKRKEAAVLLHIIFSFLVVVGVTIMYNNIHYGEGISWITHETYEDTPEFTKQLRADIDEIFNYVKYKEVFETDGRIDYSKPIVRVTDGPNSTKEYTVDEMIRRAKSQGYYLNEQFKVSGGHLPDSDNKNLNVRVDYRAYEPDFVATEPGQAFLTMDQLSYEVLTHLGNYYSFYYRFIQNPSNLKFEVRYQNSQKEYKLYRNVAGKSVDDFKAMGKYLYVTGESLYVDSNLTTVPKDVSAQLEKMNPYNNGNYHMTIGVDTSYPYHDAYETASEAYNQVRLLYISGIVSLLFGILGSAATLYVLVSLTGLEEKGPYQPKIKRVKLLPAEGCFLIYLAATLCSLFLADQLFNKIIHLFLAEEQWYYGELVLRVLIYYAAGLMFSLSLLKRYKAGTLWTGSLLFRWRKNLSLYFKNHRFTTRIMFAYIFYLAFNIIMILSFCILLFTYTDLASRILMGAISILFLAFDLWVFHKMYRHAWETDQINQALLHISQGNTTYKINTASFNGKERELAEHINHIGTGLEAALQEKVRSERLKTDLITNVSHDIKTPLTSIINYVDLIKREGIKDEKILGYLEVLEQKSHRLKTLTEDLVEASKASSGNLKLEILNIDFVELIQQTNGEFEEKFSLRHLELVSSLPDESIFIEADGRYLWRVLENLYNNAFKYAMEHSRVYVDMIKEDDMVIFTMKNISENPLNIKADELTERFVRGDVARTTEGSGLGISIAKSLTELQGGQFNLYIDGDLFKASVAFPVRK
- a CDS encoding response regulator transcription factor encodes the protein MQNILVCDDDKQIVEAIDIYLTGEGFQVIKAYDGFEALELLEENEVDLMILDVMMPGLDGIRTTLKVRETSSIPIIILSAKAEDTDKILGLNIGADDYITKPFNPLELVARVKSQLRRYTQLGNMNQQPAGAVYKCGGLSINDDNKEVTVDDELIKLTPIEYNILLLLVKNAGKVFSIDEIYEQIWNEEAIGADNTVAVHIRHIREKIEINPREPRYLKVVWGVGYKIEKQ
- a CDS encoding tyrosine-type recombinase/integrase yields the protein MAEKRKKRKDGRYAKQVTIGIKDGKPVRKTLYGETLKELDKNYRDFMSLKDKGIILQEENITFRELSELWLTNEKIGSITDQSVTVIRSELRTINSYIGEIKAKSLRQSHIEAFRAAMIASGKLIRYNTCLGRIRAIVRYAVYKEIMVGDITAGMKDIRNARKAKKRALTLSERQLIDKADLNAFERCFINLLLYTGMRKCEALALNVSDIDFKKKRIEVSKTLVTSKKLSDCLQDYTKTTAGKRYIPIPNVLLNILLEYTAEKSGILFKSNTDNYIGLGSFNGRWNKILMKLQAVSKTPLSNDITAHIFRHTYASDLYKAGVDIKQAQYLLGHDDIKTTMDTYTHFGYADVKMDKLDSYYDAVKMQSSDKIIALKHA
- a CDS encoding DUF5067 domain-containing protein, with translation MKKTRLLLVTAALSAVMGITTFAGEWKQDATGWWYQNQDGGYPVNSWQDIDGKQYYFNESGYILTNTTTPDGKQVGADGAMIQAPLFDFAIKDSQVRYTKHEISTDYEGNACVIVYYDFTNKSDKELSAMGSGSYIKAYQNGIECDRAYLPSAENKAINNRTKNVMPGITLNVAEAFKISDKSDIILTLEDLWDWSTSKKTTKATLNLN
- a CDS encoding helix-turn-helix domain-containing protein, whose product is MADIGKRIKEKRESIGMTQEDLATSLGYRNKSTIAKIENGTNDIVQSKVVEFAKALRTTVPYLMGWEDEDVPHITDSDTYTINVNGTDFNIKPSEIEHIIKYRLLDSSGKEIVNYILDKETARTEAIAELNKQVKELDVTIHLPREKNPSLEKPHLLPNAAHERTDIEVTEEMKKHDDAFFDE